The Cloacibacillus sp. genomic interval GGCCGTTCAAAATGCTGCTTACAGTCGTTTTTCCGATAGAGAAATAAAGTGCCGCGGAAATTGAGGCGCGGCGCCGATGCTTGAGCTTACGATACTTGTCGAAAACAGCACAAAAATAGACCTCTACCTTGCGGGGGAGCCGGGGCTTTCCGTCTGGCTTGAGTGCTGCGGGAGAAAGATACTTTTTGATACGGGATATTCGGGGCTTTTCCTGCAAAACGCGGCTCAGCTTGGCGTGGATGTCTCCCAGATGGATATGCTCGTCTATTCGCACGGGCACAACGACCACACATGGGGCACGCACGCCCTCGTCGAATATTTAGACAAGAAAAACGCAGCACGCGCCCCCGCGCTGCTTGCGCATCCGCGAGTTTTTGAAAACAAGCGCGCTCAGGGCCATCTTATCGGCGCTGTGATGCGCGAAGAGGCGCTTTCAGCCTTTTTTGACGTCGTTCTCAGCGCCGATCCGCTTGAAATAGAGTCGGAGCTGTGGTGGCTGGGCGAGATACCGGCCTCGGTAACGCCGCGCCGCGCATCGGGCACGATTTGCGGCGCTTCGGATGTGACGCCCGATCTCTGCGTGGATGATTCGGCGCTTGCCTATCGCGGACGCGACGGCCTCGTCATAATCACCGGCTGTTCGCATTCCGGAATTTGCAATATTGTGGCGCACGCAAAGAGCGTGACTGGCGAGACGCGAGTGGCGGATATAATAGGCGGCTTTCACCTGCTTGACGCTTCGGCGGAGGAGCTGCAAGAGGTGACGGCGTATCTGTCGGCGGCTGGCGTTTCTACGATGCACCCGTGCCACTGTACGGACTTCAAGGCTAAAATGGCGCTTGCCGCGGCTTTTGACGTGCGTGAAGCCTATACGGGGCTGCGCTTTAAATATAAATAGCCGCGCTGCGGAAGCCGTTATTCAAATTTTGCGGCCGCGCTGAATATTATAAAAAACACAAGGTTGACTATAACGACGCTCGCTCCGGCGGGCGAGCCCGTGGCGTATGAGAGTATGAGCCCCGCGGCGAATGAGACGAGCGATATGACGGCGGATGATATGGCGACGCTTCGGAAGCTTTTGAAGAGGCGCATTGAGGTGAGCGCCGGAAATATTATGAGGCCGGAGATCAAAAGCGCTCCCATGAGGCGCATACCCACCGCTATCGTCACGCCTGTGAGCGTGGCGATAGTTACGTTGAGCAGGCCCGTTCTCACGCCAGTCGCCTTTGCGAAATTTTCGTCGAAGGTGACGGCGAATATTCTGTTGTAGCAGAGGGCGAAGAGCAGCAGCACGCAGGAGGAGGCGCCTACGCTGAGCGTGACGTCGCCTTTGCTCATTGCGAGTATGCTTCCGAACATGTAGCTTGAAACGTCGGTGTTTATGCCCTGCGTCATTGATATCGCCGTGATGCCGATGGCAAGCGCGCCCGTGGAGATGAGGCCTATAGCCGCGTCCCCGCGGAGGCTGCTTTCATCGGTTATTTTAAGCAGCAGTATCGCCGCGCCCGCCACCAC includes:
- a CDS encoding MBL fold metallo-hydrolase translates to MLELTILVENSTKIDLYLAGEPGLSVWLECCGRKILFDTGYSGLFLQNAAQLGVDVSQMDMLVYSHGHNDHTWGTHALVEYLDKKNAARAPALLAHPRVFENKRAQGHLIGAVMREEALSAFFDVVLSADPLEIESELWWLGEIPASVTPRRASGTICGASDVTPDLCVDDSALAYRGRDGLVIITGCSHSGICNIVAHAKSVTGETRVADIIGGFHLLDASAEELQEVTAYLSAAGVSTMHPCHCTDFKAKMALAAAFDVREAYTGLRFKYK
- a CDS encoding metal ABC transporter permease, with protein sequence MLDLITEMLSYNFLLRAASVGLMVSLCSSLLGVSLVLKRYSMIGDGLAHVGFGALAAAIALGAAPLGLTIPVVAGAAILLLKITDESSLRGDAAIGLISTGALAIGITAISMTQGINTDVSSYMFGSILAMSKGDVTLSVGASSCVLLLFALCYNRIFAVTFDENFAKATGVRTGLLNVTIATLTGVTIAVGMRLMGALLISGLIIFPALTSMRLFKSFRSVAISSAVISLVSFAAGLILSYATGSPAGASVVIVNLVFFIIFSAAAKFE